A genomic window from Streptomyces broussonetiae includes:
- a CDS encoding MFS transporter, whose amino-acid sequence MATTTPAGVRAHAKHGGGSPAEHAPMTHRQIMEALSGLLLGLFAAILSSTIVTNALPTIIKSIGGGQSAYTWVVTAALLAMTASVPLWGKLADLVSKKALVQISLVIYVIGSVVAGLAQNPAMLISARVIQGLGAGGLSALVQVIMAAMISPRERGRYSGYTGATFALATVGGPLLGGVITDTSWLGWRYCLFVGIPFALIALVVLQKTLHLPVVKRKVKVDWTGAFFITAAASLLLVWVTFANDKYDWLSWQTYTMVGGTIVLALLFVFTETRAAEPIIPLRFFRNRTITLASLASLFVGVGMYSGTVFFSQYFQLARDKSPTMSGVMTIPMIGGLFVASMVSGRFITSTGRWKGWLVGGGVSLTAGLALLGLMRYDTPYWELSIYMALLGIGVGTMMQNLVLSTQNQVQPKDLGAASSVVSFFRSLGGAVGVGVLGSVMSERITHHAKDTITELSPRAREAAAQAVGSSNLPDMNALPTPVRSWLEGAYGHGIADVFLYAAPCALIAFITVLFIKEVPLRTSGALAQAAQEKAGAVAEAAAPVDMTVENIVQEPAQQKVPSWATPVVSDASAEAPAAATAAAPVATAVATLAGPGSGGPGGTPVHGFVRGAESAPVPQAAVTLISLSGRQLGRAVAQGDGSYSVDAPGTGSYVLIASADGYQPQASTVVVGEEPLPYDILLSGTSGLTGVVRAAGSALPVKDAMVIVTDVRGDLLATAATGEQGEFAFTDLVPGTVTMAVNASGFRPRALPVEVGTTGITRIEIDLDAGARLQGVIRAPHGPLADARVTLVDQAGNVVGTATTGTDGAYAFTDLDSGEYTVIATGYPPVATALTVAGTGVDGHEIQLAHPGE is encoded by the coding sequence ATGGCAACGACCACACCAGCCGGTGTGCGGGCTCATGCCAAGCATGGGGGAGGCTCCCCGGCGGAGCACGCCCCCATGACACACCGGCAGATCATGGAGGCGCTGTCCGGCCTGCTCCTGGGCCTGTTCGCCGCCATCCTCTCCTCGACGATCGTCACCAACGCACTGCCGACGATCATCAAGAGCATCGGCGGCGGCCAGTCCGCCTACACCTGGGTCGTCACGGCGGCACTGCTCGCCATGACCGCCTCCGTGCCGCTGTGGGGCAAGCTCGCCGACCTGGTCAGCAAGAAGGCGCTCGTCCAGATATCCCTGGTCATCTACGTCATAGGCTCGGTCGTCGCCGGTCTCGCGCAGAACCCGGCGATGCTGATCAGCGCGCGTGTCATCCAGGGCCTGGGCGCCGGCGGTCTGTCCGCCCTGGTGCAGGTCATCATGGCCGCGATGATCTCCCCCCGGGAGCGCGGCCGGTACTCCGGCTACACCGGCGCGACCTTCGCCCTCGCCACCGTCGGCGGCCCGCTGCTCGGCGGTGTCATCACCGACACCTCCTGGCTCGGCTGGCGCTACTGCCTCTTCGTCGGTATCCCCTTCGCGCTGATCGCGCTGGTCGTGCTGCAGAAGACGCTGCACCTGCCGGTCGTCAAGCGGAAGGTCAAGGTCGACTGGACCGGCGCCTTCTTCATCACCGCCGCCGCCTCGCTGCTGCTGGTCTGGGTCACCTTCGCCAACGACAAGTACGACTGGCTGTCCTGGCAGACGTACACGATGGTGGGCGGCACGATCGTGCTCGCGCTGCTGTTCGTGTTCACCGAGACCAGGGCCGCCGAGCCGATCATCCCGCTGCGGTTCTTCCGCAACCGCACGATCACGCTGGCCTCGCTGGCCTCGCTGTTCGTCGGTGTCGGCATGTACTCGGGCACCGTGTTCTTCTCGCAGTACTTCCAGCTGGCCCGCGACAAGTCGCCGACGATGTCCGGCGTCATGACCATCCCGATGATCGGCGGTCTGTTCGTCGCGTCCATGGTCTCCGGCCGCTTCATCACCAGCACCGGCCGCTGGAAGGGCTGGCTGGTCGGCGGCGGTGTCTCCCTCACGGCGGGCCTCGCCCTGCTCGGCCTGATGCGCTACGACACCCCGTACTGGGAGCTGTCGATCTACATGGCGCTGCTCGGCATCGGCGTCGGCACGATGATGCAGAACCTGGTGCTGTCCACGCAGAACCAGGTCCAGCCCAAGGACCTGGGCGCCGCCTCCTCCGTGGTGAGCTTCTTCCGCTCCCTCGGCGGTGCGGTCGGCGTCGGCGTGCTCGGCTCGGTCATGTCGGAGCGGATCACCCACCACGCCAAGGACACCATCACCGAGCTGAGTCCCAGGGCGCGGGAGGCCGCGGCCCAGGCCGTCGGCAGCAGCAACCTGCCCGACATGAACGCGCTGCCGACCCCGGTGCGCAGCTGGCTGGAGGGCGCCTACGGCCACGGCATCGCGGACGTCTTCCTGTACGCGGCCCCGTGCGCGCTGATCGCGTTCATCACGGTGCTGTTCATCAAGGAGGTCCCGCTCAGGACGTCCGGCGCGCTGGCCCAGGCCGCGCAGGAGAAGGCCGGGGCGGTCGCGGAAGCCGCCGCTCCCGTGGACATGACCGTGGAGAACATCGTGCAGGAACCCGCACAGCAGAAGGTCCCCAGCTGGGCCACGCCCGTGGTGTCGGACGCCTCCGCCGAGGCGCCGGCCGCGGCGACCGCCGCGGCGCCGGTGGCGACCGCCGTCGCGACGCTCGCCGGGCCCGGCTCGGGCGGCCCGGGCGGCACCCCGGTGCACGGCTTCGTCCGCGGCGCCGAGAGCGCCCCGGTCCCGCAGGCCGCGGTCACCCTGATCTCGCTGTCCGGCCGCCAGCTGGGCCGCGCGGTCGCCCAGGGCGACGGCTCCTACTCCGTCGACGCCCCGGGCACGGGTTCGTACGTCCTGATCGCCTCCGCCGACGGCTACCAGCCGCAGGCCTCCACCGTCGTGGTGGGCGAGGAGCCGCTGCCGTACGACATCCTGCTCAGCGGCACCAGTGGGCTGACCGGTGTCGTCCGGGCCGCCGGGAGCGCGCTGCCGGTCAAGGACGCCATGGTGATCGTCACCGATGTACGCGGTGACCTGCTGGCCACCGCCGCCACCGGTGAGCAGGGCGAGTTCGCCTTCACCGATCTGGTGCCCGGTACCGTGACGATGGCCGTCAACGCGAGCGGCTTCCGGCCGCGCGCGCTGCCGGTCGAGGTCGGCACCACCGGGATCACCCGGATCGAGATCGACCTGGACGCCGGCGCCCGCCTCCAGGGTGTCATCAGGGCCCCGCACGGTCCGCTGGCCGACGCCCGTGTGACCCTGGTCGACCAGGCCGGCAACGTGGTCGGCACCGCCACCACCGGAACGGACGGCGCGTACGCCTTCACCGACCTGGACAGCGGCGAGTACACCGTCATCGCGACGGGCTACCCGCCGGTGGC